From the Malus domestica chromosome 17, GDT2T_hap1 genome, one window contains:
- the LOC108169873 gene encoding uncharacterized protein encodes MEKWRESGRVNTVLFTAGAAVAMACLKRVILMVFLMEQWRASVFLLLNLVLLAIVFTSISSGTSNINRNRDCENDNGEGIKSNGGGKKRREYRCQSAPQAVEEVKECEDEMCKSSARGGGESEQERDEDDTEEEEEEVRKLSEEDLNEKVEAFIVMFRQHLVSDARN; translated from the coding sequence ATGGAGAAGTGGAGAGAGAGTGGGAGAGTAAACACAGTTTTGTTCACAGCAGGAGCAGCTGTGGCAATGGCATGTTTAAAACGTGTTATATTAATGGTGTTTCTCATGGAGCAATGGCGGGCGTCGGTTTTCCTTCTGCTCAACCTCGTCCTCCTAGCCATTGTCTTCACCTCCATTTCTTCCGGGACCTCAAATATTAATCGGAATCGAGATTGCGAAAACGACAATGGCGAAGGGATCAAAAGCAATGGAGGGGGAAAGAAGAGAAGAGAATATCGGTGCCAATCTGCTCCTCAAGCGGTTGAAGAAGTTAAGGAATGTGAGGATGAAATGTGCAAGAGCTCAGCGCGCGGCGGCGGCGAGAGCGAGCAAGAGCGGGATGAAGACGAtacggaggaggaggaggaggaggttcgGAAGCTGTCGGAGGAGGATTTGAATGAGAAAGTGGAAGCTTTCATCGTTATGTTCCGGCAGCATTTGGTTTCCGATGCAAGAAATTGA